The genomic stretch TTTCTGTTCTAAAAGATCTATTCTTTTCTTTACCTTCTCTAAATACTTAGGATTTTTAATAAACATTTCTTTCTTCTCTATAAATTTATTCATACCAGTCTCCTTGCACTACCGTTATTATATATTTTACCATTTAAATAGGGAGATGTCAAAATCTCCCTAATAAAACACAAATCTTTTAAATATAGATATATATTCTAATAATTCCAAATCTTCATTACAGACCTTGGTTAATATACTTCTTGTTTCATCTTTTCCTATATTTTTTAATGCTATTTCAAGTTCACCTTCATATCTTTTAGCACTAAAGTTAGAAATTAGTATATCACCTTTTTTAATTTCTTCATTATTTATTTTATTCAAGAATTCTCTACCTACATTTTTTTCTATATATTCTAAAAATTCTTTACGTGTAGTTCCAATATTTTTAGGTATCATAGATCTTATCACGTATTCAGAATAATCTTTTCTATCCTCAAAAATTTGATTAGTCAAAATATTTTTCATATTTTTTAAAGGCATAATATTTTCTGAAAAATATTTAAAGTATTGCCAATTTTTATCATCAATATCATTATCTCCTATTAAAATAATATTCACCATATTTTTAAATAAATCTAGGACTGATTTTTTAAAAGAATAATTTCTATGTGATTCAAGTGTTGGTAATCCTTCAAACATAGGTCCTCTTAAATTATCGCCTTTAACAAAAGCCATAGTCTTTATTCCAAACTTATGATATTTTAAATTTTGTTCTAATAAATATTTCTCTCCTATACCTGTAAATCTTTTAGGATAATAATTATGCAAGCTAAAAACTTTAGAAAAATCAATATTATTGTTTTTTAAATAATTCAAATCATCTTCATTTACAGTACTAGCATTTAACACTATATTATATTTACTAGATAATTCTATTATTTCATCTAAACTTAAACCATCATCTATTCTTAGATATATATTTTCATTTTTAATATCTATCATGTTTTTACTTAATGAATTTATATCAATAATCAAATTAAGATTATTTTCATTACATAGTGATATTACCTGATTTACTTTTTTTATCTTATCTAATTTCTCTTCTAATATATTAAGAGAAGTAAATACATACTTACAGTTTGCAACTTTTGCTTTTTGTATAACTTTTAATATATCTTCTATATCACTACTTAAATATATTGAAAATCCAGTTTCTAACTTTCTCATTTTTATTCTCCTATTTAAGTTTATTTCTAATATCAATAAACTTCTTATCAAGTTTTCCCTTACTTCTATTTTGTAAAAGATTAATTAGTTCTATAACATCTCTTTTATCAGCAGAATTATCATAGAATTTCTTTGATATTATTAAATCATATTTTTGAGTTATCATATCTTTTAATAAAGAATTCATTCTTTGATAATCACCTTTATTAGCTTTATTACTAAATGCATCTATAAGTAAACTTGATATTGCCCCATAATTAGTTGTGTAATAATGGTTACCATAGAATCCATTTGGATTTTCTTTATTATTAATAACTGGTGAATTTTTAGCATTAGTTAATAATACTACTACTAAATTTTCTTTAGGACTAACAACAGTTAAAGTTCCTGTCCATCCTGTATGACCTATAGTATCTTTTTCAGATAATCCAGAAAATGCCCATTTATATATAAAATCACCTTGTCTTCTCCAACCTAAACCGAAGCTAGAATTTATATCTTTAGGTTTGATAAAATGATCAAATGTTGTTCTATCAAAGAACTTATTATCATCATATCCACCTAAATTTACCATTATTTGACCAAGTTTTGCAAGTTCACGTGCATTAGAGAATAACCCAGCATGTCCTGATACACCTTTCATGCTATAGAAAGCTTTTTCATCATGAACTTGACCCCATACAGTATCATGTCTTGCATTTATAAACTCAATAGCTCCATCACGAGTATTACCATTTAATTCTGTAGCTGCAACCTTATCTTTTGTAACACCATTTTCTAAAGGATTAAACATAGTATGAGTTAGTCCTAATTTATCATAAAATTCTTCTTTAACATAAGTATCTAAATCTTTACCAGAAACTTTTTCAACTATTAATCCAAGTAACATATAGTCAACATCTGAATATTTAGTCTTAGTTTTAGGACTGTATTCAAGAGGTGTTTTAAATATTGCTTCTAATACATCTTTTTTACCTATAGCATATAGATCATTTTTACCATTTTTAATACCATCATCTTTATCATATTTATCATTAAAGTATTGAGGATCTGCTGGGAATCCTGCTTGATGTTTTAGAACATCACTTAATTGAATTTTAGCTTTTTCCCCATTATTAAATTCTGGATATATTTCATATAGATATTGATCTATTTTTAATTTCCCTTCTGATACAAGTTTCATTATTGCATAATTTGTAGCATACATTTTAGTATTACTTGCAAGATCATATATAGTATCTTCTGTAACCTTTATTCTATCTTTTAAAACTTCTCCATTTTTATCATAGTTATTTACATATCCATAACTTTTTGATAATTCTAATTTTCCATCTTTAATTACAGCAATTTGAGCTGAAGGCATACCAGCTTTAACTTCTGCTTGTATAAATTCATCAACAAATTTAATTACTTCTTTATTATACCCTTCTTTTTTGTTTTCTATAACTTTAGGATAAGGTATTTTAACATTAACTTCTCCATCTAAATTACTAACTTGAATAATATTTTTTTCATTATTAGTAAATCTAGATATATCTATTTTAACATTACCACTATTTTTTAAATTATCTGTTTTTACCTTATTTCCATTTATATATAGATCTACATTCTTAAGATCTTTATAATCCAACAATATATATCCTTGATCTTTAAAACCTTTAAATTCATACATTTGATTTGTTAAAACTGAATCATCAAATTTATCTCCTTTTACAGGAAAACTCTTATCAAATTGAAATGAATAAGAAAAAACTGATAAAACTAAAGCTGACACTAATAATATTTTTTTCATAACTCCTCCGAATTATTTATTATTTTCAAAATTATTTTTAAAGAACATACTTTGATACATTATAGATTCCTTCCAGTAAACCCAGCTATGAGCACCTGGTCTTTCAGAATATATATGAGGTATGTTTAAATCAATTAATTTTTTATGCAAATCTCTATTTGCTTCAATAAAGAAATCATCTACTCCACAATCTATCCAAATATTAGTTTTCGCCCAAATTAATTGATGTGCCAAATCTTTAATATTATATTTTTCCCAATCCTTATTTATCACCTTATTTATTCCCCAATTACCTTGGAAAGAGTAAACATCTACTCCACCACTCATAGATGCAATATTACCATATACATCTTTGTGATTTATACCTAAATATAGAGCTCCAAATCCACCCATACTTAATCCTGTTATTCCTCTTTGTTCACGTCTTGCATCAGTCTTATAATTTGAATCTACATATTCAACTAATTCTTTTGAAACAAAAGTATCATAATTAGAATTTTTCTTTACATCGCTATCTACATACCAACTATCATAATTACCATCTGGAGAAACATAGATAATATCATATTTATCTGCATATTTCCCAATTTCTAATTTTTGAGGAAAATTAGTATTATTTCCTGACCAACCATGTAAAGTGTATACTGTTGGAAACTTCATATTTTTATCATAACTATCAGGTAAAACAACTGTAACATCTATATCTTTTTTCATAGATTTACTGTATACCTTAACAACTTTTTCACTATAACTAAATGCTATAGTTGAAACTAATAACATTAAACCTAAAAACTTCTTTTTCATAACTCCTTTTAAAGAGATTAGCCGAAGCTAATCTCTATCTCCTTTAATATTTATTCTCCGTATATTTCTTCTATTCTTTCATCATCAACACCAAATAGGTAAGTTAAGACAAATCCACCTATGTATGCTCCTACCATTGCGATTATAAAGAAGATCCATGTTCCAGGAACAACTATTAATAATCCAAATAATCCAGAAACACCTTGAGTAACTGTTCCTAAATGGAATAATGAAGCTAGTAATCCACCAAATCCAGAACCAAGACATGCAGTAATAAATGGTTTACCTAAAGGTAAAGTAACTGCATACATTAAAGGTTCTCCTATTCCTAAAATACCAACAGGTAATGCATCTCTAACTAAAGTTTTTAATTTCTTATTTCTTGTTTTAACTAATATAGCAATTCCGGCACCAACTTGTCCTCCACCTGCCATCATTAAGATAGGTAATAAATAGTTAATTCCTTGTGTAGGTCCATTAGGATCATTTAATAACACGTGTATTGGAGTTAAGGCTTGGTGTAACCCAACTGATACTAATGGTAAGAAGCTAGCTGCTAATATATATCCACCAAGATTTCCAAGTCCCTTATAAATAAAGTCAAGTATACCAAATATAGCTACAGTTACTCCAGTACCTAATGGTTGAATAACAAGTATTGCTATAAATACTGAAATAATTAAAGTTAAAAGTGGTGTAAAGAATGTATCAAGCATAGCAGGCATAATTTTTCTAATTTGTTTTTCAAGATATGCTACTATTATACCCATGAATAAAGCTGCTAAAAGTCCACCCATACCTGGAGCAAATGGTTTACCAGTTAATGGAAGATTAATTCCTTCTTCATTAATTTTCATTAATAAAGGTAAAGATGGATGAGCTATAAAGATTGACCCTATAATACCTCCAAGTATTGCAGTTCCTCCAAATTCTTTAGCTGAATTCATACCAACATATAAAGCTAAGAAACCAAACATTACAAATCCTATACTTCTTATAGCTTGGTACCACCATTGCCCGTTATATGCACCATGAGTAGAAACATTAATTACATTTGTTAATCCCATTATAAGCCCTGCAGCTATTATACCAGGTAATAAAGGAACAAATATATTAGCTATTTTTTGTAAGAATCTTTGAACAGGTCCATTATGTTTAGCCTTATTACTCTTCTTGTTTTGTTTAGCTAATTCTTCAACATCACTAACATAACCTAAAGGTATACCAGAAAGTTTAACAAATTCTTCTCCAACTTTATTAACCACACCTGGTCCTAAAACAATTTGAATAGTATCAGCGTTTATAACACTTAATACTCCATCTACTTTTTTAAGAGCTTCTAAATCAACATCATTTCTCGTAGAAACTCTTAATCTTGTCATACATGTTGCGTTAGAACTAATATTTTCTTTACCACCTAAGATCTCAAATAGTTCTTTTGCAGTTTTTCTTGCATCCATAATATCATCACTCCTATTTTTTAATTGCTGTTTCTGTTATTTTTCTACTTACCTCATCAAAATTCTTATTAGAATATGTCATATATATTACATCAATTAAATTTAACATTGATATTCTTGAATATATAGCTGCACTCCTAGTAAGATTTTCTTTTGATGTTACAAATAAGTTATACTTACATCTTTTAGCTAAAGGACTATCTGTATACCTTGTAATAGATACTGTGTCTATTCCTTTTGCTAAAAGTATATCAGCTATTTTAATAAGTTCAGGTGTAACTCCTGAATAAGATATTAAAATGGCTATATGATTTTGTTTACTATTTACCGCCTGTACATATTGTTGATCTGTACCTTGAAAACAGTTACTTACTTTTCCTACTCTCATAAATTTATACTGTGCATCTAAGCATACTATATGTGATGCTCCCATACCATATAAATCTATTACATCTTTTTCCTTTATAATCGAAACTACTTTTTCTATTTGTACTCCATCTTGTAATAAAACATTTTCGTTTAAAGATGAAATACTTAATTTATTTAATTTAGATATGATATCTTCAGTGCTTAGTTCCTTTTCAATATCTGAATTATCGAAAATCATATTTTCTTTGTTAAATATTGATAGCTCTTCTATAAGCCTAAGTTTTAACTCTTGAAAACCAGAAAGACCAATTTTTTTACAAGTTCTTGTAACAGTAGAATTACTCGTATATGTTTTATCTGCAATATCTTGACCCTCAAGTTCTATAATCTTTGTATAATTATCTAAAATATATTTAGCAACTAAGTTTTCTGAACTTGAAAATCCATCAAATTCCCTAATCTTTATTAATAAACTCATGTATTAATCTCGCTACATTCCCGTTATATTTACTAAGCTCACTAGCTGCTATACCATTTTCTACACCTAATAGTATCATTACTATCGCTTGCTTAACATTATAACCTGATTTTTCTAAAGTTTCTTGAGCTTTCATATAGTCACAACCCGTCGTTTTAATTAAAATATTTTTTGCTCTTTCTATTAGCTTAAGATTTGAAGTTTTAACATCAACCATATATCCAGAAAATACTTTACCAAGTTTTATCATTATTGTTGTTGATATCATATTTAAAACCATTTTCTGAGC from Pseudostreptobacillus hongkongensis encodes the following:
- the pbp4b gene encoding penicillin binding protein PBP4B, encoding MKKILLVSALVLSVFSYSFQFDKSFPVKGDKFDDSVLTNQMYEFKGFKDQGYILLDYKDLKNVDLYINGNKVKTDNLKNSGNVKIDISRFTNNEKNIIQVSNLDGEVNVKIPYPKVIENKKEGYNKEVIKFVDEFIQAEVKAGMPSAQIAVIKDGKLELSKSYGYVNNYDKNGEVLKDRIKVTEDTIYDLASNTKMYATNYAIMKLVSEGKLKIDQYLYEIYPEFNNGEKAKIQLSDVLKHQAGFPADPQYFNDKYDKDDGIKNGKNDLYAIGKKDVLEAIFKTPLEYSPKTKTKYSDVDYMLLGLIVEKVSGKDLDTYVKEEFYDKLGLTHTMFNPLENGVTKDKVAATELNGNTRDGAIEFINARHDTVWGQVHDEKAFYSMKGVSGHAGLFSNARELAKLGQIMVNLGGYDDNKFFDRTTFDHFIKPKDINSSFGLGWRRQGDFIYKWAFSGLSEKDTIGHTGWTGTLTVVSPKENLVVVLLTNAKNSPVINNKENPNGFYGNHYYTTNYGAISSLLIDAFSNKANKGDYQRMNSLLKDMITQKYDLIISKKFYDNSADKRDVIELINLLQNRSKGKLDKKFIDIRNKLK
- a CDS encoding MupG family TIM beta-alpha barrel fold protein; this encodes MRKLETGFSIYLSSDIEDILKVIQKAKVANCKYVFTSLNILEEKLDKIKKVNQVISLCNENNLNLIIDINSLSKNMIDIKNENIYLRIDDGLSLDEIIELSSKYNIVLNASTVNEDDLNYLKNNNIDFSKVFSLHNYYPKRFTGIGEKYLLEQNLKYHKFGIKTMAFVKGDNLRGPMFEGLPTLESHRNYSFKKSVLDLFKNMVNIILIGDNDIDDKNWQYFKYFSENIMPLKNMKNILTNQIFEDRKDYSEYVIRSMIPKNIGTTRKEFLEYIEKNVGREFLNKINNEEIKKGDILISNFSAKRYEGELEIALKNIGKDETRSILTKVCNEDLELLEYISIFKRFVFY
- a CDS encoding PTS transporter subunit EIIC; this translates as MDARKTAKELFEILGGKENISSNATCMTRLRVSTRNDVDLEALKKVDGVLSVINADTIQIVLGPGVVNKVGEEFVKLSGIPLGYVSDVEELAKQNKKSNKAKHNGPVQRFLQKIANIFVPLLPGIIAAGLIMGLTNVINVSTHGAYNGQWWYQAIRSIGFVMFGFLALYVGMNSAKEFGGTAILGGIIGSIFIAHPSLPLLMKINEEGINLPLTGKPFAPGMGGLLAALFMGIIVAYLEKQIRKIMPAMLDTFFTPLLTLIISVFIAILVIQPLGTGVTVAIFGILDFIYKGLGNLGGYILAASFLPLVSVGLHQALTPIHVLLNDPNGPTQGINYLLPILMMAGGGQVGAGIAILVKTRNKKLKTLVRDALPVGILGIGEPLMYAVTLPLGKPFITACLGSGFGGLLASLFHLGTVTQGVSGLFGLLIVVPGTWIFFIIAMVGAYIGGFVLTYLFGVDDERIEEIYGE
- a CDS encoding alpha/beta hydrolase codes for the protein MKKKFLGLMLLVSTIAFSYSEKVVKVYSKSMKKDIDVTVVLPDSYDKNMKFPTVYTLHGWSGNNTNFPQKLEIGKYADKYDIIYVSPDGNYDSWYVDSDVKKNSNYDTFVSKELVEYVDSNYKTDARREQRGITGLSMGGFGALYLGINHKDVYGNIASMSGGVDVYSFQGNWGINKVINKDWEKYNIKDLAHQLIWAKTNIWIDCGVDDFFIEANRDLHKKLIDLNIPHIYSERPGAHSWVYWKESIMYQSMFFKNNFENNK
- a CDS encoding MurR/RpiR family transcriptional regulator; translated protein: MSLLIKIREFDGFSSSENLVAKYILDNYTKIIELEGQDIADKTYTSNSTVTRTCKKIGLSGFQELKLRLIEELSIFNKENMIFDNSDIEKELSTEDIISKLNKLSISSLNENVLLQDGVQIEKVVSIIKEKDVIDLYGMGASHIVCLDAQYKFMRVGKVSNCFQGTDQQYVQAVNSKQNHIAILISYSGVTPELIKIADILLAKGIDTVSITRYTDSPLAKRCKYNLFVTSKENLTRSAAIYSRISMLNLIDVIYMTYSNKNFDEVSRKITETAIKK